The proteins below are encoded in one region of Streptomyces spinoverrucosus:
- a CDS encoding DNA alkylation response protein gives MVSTHEGAPGGATHVVFNQPSPLAPYDASDDPALLDGLRREGAGWAEEDVRRLGRRAGSEEAQEWGELANRHEPVLRTHDRYGNRVDEVDFHPSWHHLMRVAVAEGLAGAPWADDRPGAHVARTAGGLVWGHTEAGHGCPTSMTYAAVPALRRQPDLAKVYEPLLTSREYDPELGVPTQKSGLLAGMGMTEKQGGSDVRTNTTTATPTAEPGVYTLRGHKWFTSAPMCDVFLVLAQAPDGLSCFLVPRVLPDGSRNTFRIQRLKDKLGNRSNASSEPEFDGTVAWLVGPEGQGVKTIIEMVNCTRLDCVMASATLMRKTLVEAGHHVRHRSAFGARLVDQPLMRNVLADLALESEAATTLTLRLAGAADRAVRGDTGEAAFRRIATAVGKYWVTKRGPAFTAEALECLGGNGYVEDSGMPRHYREAPLLSIWEGSGNVNALDVLRALSREPGTAEALFAELALAQGADARLDAAVTRLKGMPAEGSPAGARRLVELMALTLQASLLVRHAPAAVADAFCATRLGGDWGYAFGTLPDGADVDAILGRALPVFDPTGVAAAQPV, from the coding sequence CGGCGCGAGGGTGCCGGGTGGGCCGAGGAGGACGTCCGGCGGCTCGGACGGCGGGCCGGCAGCGAGGAGGCGCAGGAGTGGGGCGAGCTGGCCAACCGGCACGAGCCGGTGCTGCGCACCCACGACCGGTACGGCAACCGGGTCGACGAGGTCGACTTCCACCCGAGCTGGCACCACCTGATGCGCGTCGCGGTCGCCGAGGGTCTGGCGGGCGCCCCGTGGGCGGACGACCGGCCGGGGGCCCATGTGGCGCGTACGGCGGGCGGGTTGGTGTGGGGACACACCGAGGCCGGACACGGCTGCCCGACGTCGATGACGTACGCCGCCGTCCCCGCGCTGCGCCGCCAGCCGGACCTCGCGAAGGTCTACGAACCGCTGCTGACCAGCCGCGAGTACGACCCGGAGCTCGGCGTTCCGACGCAGAAGAGCGGTCTGCTGGCCGGTATGGGGATGACCGAGAAGCAGGGCGGCTCGGACGTCCGCACGAACACCACGACCGCCACGCCGACCGCCGAGCCCGGTGTGTACACCCTGCGCGGGCACAAGTGGTTCACGTCAGCGCCCATGTGTGACGTGTTCCTGGTGCTGGCGCAGGCTCCCGACGGGCTGTCCTGCTTCCTGGTGCCGCGGGTGCTGCCCGACGGCAGCCGCAACACCTTCCGCATCCAGCGCCTGAAGGACAAGCTCGGCAACCGTTCGAACGCCTCCTCCGAGCCGGAGTTCGACGGGACCGTGGCCTGGCTGGTCGGTCCCGAGGGTCAGGGCGTGAAGACGATCATCGAGATGGTCAACTGCACCCGGCTGGACTGCGTGATGGCCTCGGCGACGCTGATGCGCAAGACACTGGTCGAGGCGGGGCACCACGTGCGGCACCGCAGCGCGTTCGGGGCGCGGCTGGTGGACCAGCCGCTGATGCGCAACGTGCTGGCCGATCTGGCGCTGGAGTCGGAGGCCGCCACCACGCTCACCCTGCGGCTGGCGGGGGCGGCCGACCGGGCGGTGCGCGGGGACACGGGCGAGGCGGCGTTCCGCCGGATCGCCACCGCCGTGGGCAAGTACTGGGTCACCAAGCGGGGCCCGGCCTTCACCGCGGAGGCCCTGGAGTGCCTCGGCGGCAACGGCTACGTGGAGGACTCGGGCATGCCACGGCACTACCGCGAGGCGCCCCTGCTGTCCATCTGGGAGGGCTCCGGGAACGTCAACGCCCTGGATGTGCTGCGGGCGTTGAGCCGGGAGCCGGGCACGGCGGAGGCGCTGTTCGCCGAGCTGGCCCTGGCGCAGGGGGCGGACGCCCGGCTGGACGCGGCCGTGACCCGGCTCAAGGGCATGCCGGCGGAGGGTTCGCCGGCAGGTGCCCGGCGGCTGGTGGAGCTGATGGCGCTCACACTGCAGGCGTCGCTGCTGGTCCGGCACGCACCGGCCGCGGTCGCCGACGCGTTCTGCGCGACGCGGCTGGGCGGCGACTGGGGGTACGCCTTCGGCACGCTGCCCGACGGGGCCGACGTCGACGCGATCCTGGGCAGGGCGCTGCCCGTGTTCGATCCCACGGGCGTGGCCGCCGCTCAGCCCGTCTGA
- a CDS encoding Rv1733c family protein — MAFRGPKVWLWRWRRNPLKRRSDRVEAWVLLGAWALTALVGTLAGQTVSRTVEGELARERVEWRRVEARLTEPVPGPSPMNSGAPRTERVWAEVRWSAPDGSDRTGQARIRPGSPAGTPVTVWTDRQGRLMTEPTTPSQARVRADLIGTLAGVGAAAVPFAGGRLLRGRLEQRRLDQWETDWARFDALWRRQTG; from the coding sequence ATGGCGTTCCGTGGTCCGAAGGTGTGGCTGTGGCGCTGGCGGCGCAACCCGCTCAAACGCCGCTCCGACAGAGTGGAGGCCTGGGTCCTGCTCGGCGCCTGGGCGCTCACCGCGCTCGTCGGGACGCTCGCCGGTCAGACGGTGAGCCGGACCGTCGAAGGGGAGTTGGCCCGGGAGCGGGTCGAGTGGCGCCGGGTCGAGGCGCGGCTGACCGAGCCGGTGCCCGGACCGTCCCCCATGAACTCCGGCGCGCCGCGCACCGAGCGGGTCTGGGCCGAGGTGCGCTGGTCCGCGCCGGACGGCTCCGACCGCACCGGTCAGGCCCGGATCCGGCCCGGCAGCCCCGCCGGGACGCCGGTCACCGTCTGGACGGACCGGCAGGGCCGCCTGATGACCGAGCCCACCACGCCATCTCAGGCCCGCGTGCGAGCCGACCTGATCGGCACCCTGGCGGGCGTCGGCGCGGCCGCCGTACCGTTCGCCGGCGGCCGTCTCCTGCGCGGCCGGCTGGAACAGCGGCGCCTCGACCAGTGGGAAACCGACTGGGCCCGGTTCGACGCACTGTGGCGGCGTCAGACGGGCTGA
- a CDS encoding WD40/YVTN/BNR-like repeat-containing protein, with protein sequence MVGCRLAGVWDKDVAEVIGMTEVLLAVGTRKGLFIGRRRGGAWEFDESPYFNAQAVYSVAIDTRGATPRLLAGGDSTHWGPSVFHSDDLGRTWTEPAQPAVKFPKDTGASLERVWQLHPAAAEPDVVYAGTEPAALYRSEDRGETFELVRPLWEHPTRSQWVPGGGGEGLHTVITDKRDPQAVTVAVSTAGVFRTTDGGAGWAPSNSGVSAVFLPDPNPEFGQCVHKIAQDAGTPDRLYLQNHWGVYRSDDAGAHWTDIGDGLPSTFGFAAATHPRRAETAYVFPINADSDRVPADRRCRVFRTADAGKSWEPLTAGLPQDDHYGTVLRDAMCTDDADPAGVYFGNRNGEVYASADDGDSWRQLASHLPDVLCVRAAVI encoded by the coding sequence GTGGTGGGGTGCAGACTGGCCGGTGTCTGGGACAAAGACGTCGCGGAGGTGATCGGCATGACCGAAGTACTGCTCGCCGTGGGCACACGCAAAGGCCTGTTCATCGGGCGCCGGCGCGGTGGCGCCTGGGAGTTCGACGAAAGCCCCTACTTCAACGCACAGGCCGTGTACTCGGTCGCCATCGACACCCGCGGCGCCACCCCCCGGCTGCTGGCCGGCGGTGACAGCACGCACTGGGGGCCGTCGGTGTTCCACTCCGACGACCTGGGCCGCACATGGACCGAACCGGCTCAGCCGGCCGTGAAGTTCCCCAAGGACACGGGCGCTTCACTGGAGCGGGTGTGGCAGCTGCACCCGGCTGCCGCGGAGCCGGACGTGGTCTACGCGGGCACGGAGCCGGCCGCGCTGTATCGCTCGGAGGACAGAGGAGAGACGTTCGAGCTGGTCCGTCCGCTGTGGGAGCACCCGACACGCTCGCAGTGGGTGCCGGGCGGAGGCGGGGAGGGCCTGCACACCGTGATCACCGACAAGCGCGACCCGCAGGCGGTGACGGTCGCGGTGTCGACGGCCGGCGTGTTCCGCACGACCGACGGCGGCGCGGGCTGGGCCCCGTCCAACTCCGGTGTCTCGGCGGTGTTCCTGCCGGACCCCAACCCGGAGTTCGGCCAGTGCGTGCACAAGATCGCGCAGGACGCGGGGACGCCGGACCGGCTGTATCTGCAGAACCACTGGGGTGTGTACCGCAGCGACGACGCGGGCGCGCACTGGACCGACATCGGTGACGGCCTGCCCTCGACGTTCGGTTTCGCCGCCGCGACCCACCCGCGCCGCGCGGAGACGGCGTACGTCTTCCCCATCAACGCGGACTCGGACCGGGTACCCGCCGACCGGCGGTGCCGGGTCTTCCGCACGGCCGACGCGGGCAAGTCGTGGGAGCCGCTGACGGCGGGGCTGCCGCAGGACGACCACTACGGCACGGTGTTGCGCGACGCGATGTGCACGGACGACGCGGACCCGGCGGGCGTGTACTTCGGCAACCGCAACGGCGAGGTGTACGCGTCGGCCGACGACGGCGACAGCTGGCGGCAGTTGGCGTCGCATCTGCCGGACGTGCTGTGTGTGCGGGCGGCGGTGATCTGA
- a CDS encoding uracil-DNA glycosylase — MAPRPLNEIVEAGWAQALEPVAGRIAEMGDFLRAEIAAGRTYLPAGPNVLRAFQQPFDEVRVLIVGQDPYPTPGHAVGLSFSVAPDVRPLPGSLINIYRELNTDLGLPQPSNGDLTPWTRQGVLLLNRALTTAPRRPGAHRGKGWEEVTEQAIRALAARGKPLVSILWGRDARNLRPLLGDLPSVESAHPSPMSADRGFFGSRPFSRANDLLMRQGGQPVDWRLP; from the coding sequence GTGGCACCACGACCCTTGAATGAAATCGTCGAAGCGGGCTGGGCGCAGGCCCTGGAACCCGTGGCCGGGCGGATCGCGGAGATGGGTGACTTCCTGCGCGCGGAGATCGCCGCGGGACGCACCTATCTCCCGGCCGGGCCGAATGTCCTGCGGGCCTTCCAGCAGCCCTTCGACGAGGTGCGTGTCCTGATCGTCGGGCAGGACCCGTATCCGACTCCGGGCCACGCGGTGGGGCTGTCCTTCTCCGTCGCACCGGATGTGCGCCCGCTGCCCGGCAGCCTGATCAACATCTACCGGGAGCTCAACACCGACCTCGGGCTGCCCCAGCCGTCCAACGGCGACCTCACGCCGTGGACCCGGCAGGGCGTGCTGCTGCTCAACAGGGCGCTGACCACGGCCCCGAGACGCCCGGGCGCGCACCGGGGCAAGGGCTGGGAGGAGGTCACCGAGCAGGCCATTCGCGCACTGGCCGCGCGCGGCAAACCGCTGGTGTCCATCCTGTGGGGCCGCGACGCCCGCAACCTCCGCCCGCTGCTCGGCGACCTCCCGTCGGTGGAGTCCGCCCACCCCTCCCCCATGTCGGCCGACCGGGGCTTCTTCGGCTCGCGCCCGTTCAGTCGCGCCAACGACCTGCTCATGCGCCAGGGGGGTCAGCCGGTGGACTGGCGTCTGCCGTGA
- a CDS encoding N-acetylglucosamine kinase, with the protein MRGAGGGPAPASAGGFLAVDSGGSGLRVVVGDVERGPLAVRESAVPVRTGARGIDAGHLMEQLVPLVRDLTAEAGVPALGTAAVGAAGFSTLGDDLRSELPGALRRECGIGTVALAADAVTAYAGALGSRPGAVVAAGTGLIAVGTDLAHWRRADGWGHLLGDCGSGAWIGRAGLEAALRAHDGREGGSARLLECAEELFGPVRGLPGTLYPRPDRPAVLASFAPRVAACADEGDPVAVAVLRAAARHMADSAAAVCPTEGEPRIALTGGLFKMGASLLVPLDEELAARMPHARRVPAEGDPLHGAVRIATELATGALTLPRDEKMLYVVTGQGD; encoded by the coding sequence GTGAGGGGAGCCGGAGGCGGCCCCGCGCCCGCGAGCGCCGGAGGTTTCCTCGCCGTTGACTCCGGTGGTTCCGGGCTGCGGGTCGTCGTCGGGGACGTGGAGCGGGGGCCGCTTGCGGTGCGGGAGTCCGCGGTGCCGGTGCGGACGGGTGCCCGGGGGATCGATGCCGGGCATCTGATGGAGCAACTGGTGCCGCTGGTACGGGACTTGACCGCCGAGGCGGGTGTCCCGGCGCTCGGTACGGCCGCTGTCGGGGCCGCCGGTTTCAGCACGCTCGGTGATGACCTGCGGTCCGAACTTCCTGGTGCGCTGCGCCGGGAGTGCGGGATCGGGACGGTGGCCCTCGCCGCCGACGCGGTCACCGCGTACGCGGGCGCGCTGGGTTCGCGGCCCGGTGCGGTCGTCGCCGCCGGTACGGGGCTGATCGCCGTCGGGACCGATCTCGCGCACTGGCGACGGGCGGACGGCTGGGGGCACCTGCTCGGCGACTGCGGGAGCGGCGCCTGGATCGGGCGGGCCGGGCTGGAGGCCGCGCTGCGCGCGCACGACGGACGGGAGGGCGGTTCGGCGCGACTGCTGGAGTGCGCCGAAGAGTTGTTCGGCCCGGTGCGGGGGCTGCCCGGCACACTCTACCCACGCCCGGACCGGCCCGCCGTCCTCGCGTCCTTCGCACCACGGGTGGCAGCCTGCGCCGATGAGGGCGACCCGGTCGCCGTGGCCGTCCTGCGGGCGGCCGCCCGGCACATGGCCGACTCCGCTGCCGCCGTCTGCCCCACCGAAGGCGAGCCCCGAATCGCCCTCACCGGTGGCCTGTTCAAGATGGGCGCCTCTCTCCTCGTACCACTGGACGAGGAGCTGGCCGCGCGCATGCCGCACGCACGACGGGTCCCGGCCGAGGGCGATCCGCTGCACGGCGCGGTGCGGATCGCGACCGAGTTGGCGACCGGGGCGCTCACCCTGCCGCGTGACGAGAAGATGCTGTACGTGGTGACCGGACAGGGCGACTGA
- a CDS encoding sirohydrochlorin chelatase: MSSPTGPASGLPVRMPRPRQPGRHRRPEPLAAPEGAPALVLAVPGTPSAATRSLAEEVVSIARSELPGLDARIGYVDGDGSEFPTLQAVLARAADERTARYEQARAAGMDVREPDGPVAVVVPLLAGPDSALLRQVRQAVMDSRVAAELTDVLGPHPLLAEALHVRLSEAGLARADRARLFTVATAADGIILASVGGEEAVQAAGITGMLLAARLAVPVMAAALDQEGSIASVAEQLRSSGSQQLALAPYLIGPEIDPGLIEEAAKEAGCPAAEALGPYPAIGKLALAKYTTALGIAPQQPQGTPVR; the protein is encoded by the coding sequence ATGAGCTCCCCCACTGGGCCCGCGTCCGGCCTGCCAGTACGAATGCCGCGCCCCCGCCAGCCCGGGCGGCACCGCCGACCCGAGCCGCTGGCGGCTCCCGAGGGCGCGCCCGCGCTCGTCCTCGCGGTTCCCGGCACGCCCAGCGCCGCCACGCGCAGTCTCGCCGAGGAGGTCGTGAGCATCGCCCGCTCCGAGCTCCCCGGCCTCGACGCCCGGATCGGCTATGTGGACGGGGACGGCTCGGAGTTCCCCACCCTTCAGGCCGTGCTCGCGCGCGCCGCCGACGAGCGCACCGCCCGCTACGAGCAGGCGCGGGCCGCCGGAATGGACGTCAGGGAGCCCGACGGCCCCGTCGCCGTCGTGGTGCCGCTGCTGGCCGGTCCGGACAGCGCGCTGCTGCGCCAGGTCCGCCAGGCCGTGATGGACAGCCGGGTCGCCGCCGAACTGACCGACGTACTCGGCCCGCACCCGCTGCTCGCCGAGGCCCTGCACGTGCGGCTGTCGGAGGCGGGTCTGGCCCGCGCCGACCGCGCTCGCCTGTTCACCGTGGCCACGGCCGCGGACGGCATCATCCTGGCCTCGGTGGGCGGCGAGGAGGCCGTGCAGGCGGCCGGGATCACCGGCATGCTGCTCGCCGCGCGGCTCGCCGTGCCGGTGATGGCGGCGGCCCTCGATCAGGAGGGCTCGATCGCCTCCGTCGCCGAGCAGCTGCGTTCCTCGGGCTCGCAGCAGCTGGCGCTCGCCCCGTACCTGATCGGCCCCGAGATCGACCCGGGCCTGATCGAGGAGGCCGCGAAGGAGGCGGGCTGCCCCGCCGCCGAGGCGCTCGGCCCGTACCCGGCGATCGGCAAGCTCGCGCTGGCCAAGTACACGACGGCGCTGGGCATCGCCCCGCAGCAGCCGCAGGGTACGCCGGTGCGCTGA
- a CDS encoding lactonase family protein, whose product MADGGRAFIGSFTAAGGPGVVTAAVDAASGALTVLGSLNGVPDPSYLALSPGGQTLYAVSETAEGAVAAYRVTGAVPEPAGRPVLVDGNGPTHLSVFAGHVLTANYGSGSVSAVPLRPDGTLAAAPSGVFRHTGSGPHTPRQQGPHAHQVQPDPSGRWVVSVDLGTDSVRVCTLKEGGLVLHRETALRPGSGPRHLAFHPSGGHAYVVNELTPTVTVCRWDASDGSLKPLTETPVLPGSPAGDAYPSGIVASPDGRFVWTATRGADVLSVFAVEGEELRLTGTVPCAGHWPRAIAESGGFLYVANERSGDVTWFAIDRDSGMPRRVGSVKVAAASCVVFD is encoded by the coding sequence GTGGCGGACGGCGGGCGGGCGTTCATCGGGTCGTTCACGGCGGCCGGCGGCCCCGGAGTGGTGACGGCGGCCGTGGACGCGGCGAGCGGCGCCCTGACGGTGCTGGGCAGCCTCAACGGCGTACCCGACCCCTCCTACCTGGCCCTCTCGCCCGGCGGGCAGACCCTCTACGCGGTCAGCGAGACGGCCGAGGGTGCGGTCGCCGCGTACCGCGTCACCGGCGCCGTACCCGAACCGGCGGGCCGGCCCGTCCTCGTCGACGGCAACGGGCCGACCCACCTCAGCGTCTTCGCCGGACACGTCCTGACCGCCAACTACGGCTCCGGCAGCGTCTCCGCCGTGCCGCTGCGCCCCGACGGCACCCTCGCCGCCGCCCCGTCCGGCGTGTTCCGGCACACCGGCTCCGGCCCGCACACGCCCCGCCAGCAGGGCCCGCACGCACACCAGGTGCAGCCCGACCCGAGCGGGCGCTGGGTCGTCAGCGTCGACCTGGGCACGGACTCCGTACGCGTGTGCACGCTGAAGGAGGGCGGCCTCGTCCTGCACCGCGAGACCGCCCTGCGTCCTGGCTCCGGCCCCCGCCACCTGGCCTTCCACCCCAGCGGCGGCCACGCCTACGTAGTGAACGAACTCACCCCGACCGTCACTGTCTGCCGCTGGGACGCCTCCGACGGCTCGCTGAAGCCGCTCACCGAGACGCCGGTACTGCCCGGCAGCCCGGCCGGGGACGCCTACCCCTCGGGCATCGTCGCCTCGCCCGACGGCCGCTTCGTGTGGACCGCGACCCGCGGGGCGGACGTGCTGTCGGTGTTCGCCGTCGAGGGGGAGGAGCTGCGGCTGACCGGGACGGTGCCGTGCGCGGGCCACTGGCCGCGGGCGATCGCGGAGTCGGGCGGGTTCCTGTACGTGGCGAACGAGCGCTCCGGTGACGTCACGTGGTTCGCGATCGACCGGGACAGCGGGATGCCGCGACGGGTCGGCTCGGTCAAGGTGGCCGCGGCGTCCTGCGTGGTGTTCGACTGA
- a CDS encoding FUSC family protein, translated as MLKRVFVAPDPGRARLRFAARAVLGIGFAVVVCGLAGHSLVGAVTGGLAALLALFTVTDATVRGQAVTTALLPVVGLPVLAAAAGLHDHPVARDLTFLAVVGMGVYARRWGPRGHSLGVFAFMTFFIAQFLQATPGQLPELSAAVVLSVLCAAAVRFGLWCYERRTPPAPAVTPPDGIGLARITTRQAIQATAGAGFALVVGQLVSAERWYWAVGATWWIFVNTTSRGETLVRGFRRVLGTVLGIALGLLVAVPLDGAVVPSAVLVAACVFGIFYTAAVSYTWMMLCVTLLAELLYGLLDLLQPALLALRLAETGVGALGAVLAVLFVLPVTTHTVNNAWIRHALRCVHACTAEAAARLAGDNAADPAPRVAELEQLLGRVRLSLAPLVHPLNPMPARKRRARRVIALLDDCAREIRGLVAVAADPEASHDVRLTAACWRVQAAVEALTDGTAERAVSFAPEPLAAEPALAHLHGLERALAELATPLRTPFGSPLVGA; from the coding sequence GTGCTGAAGAGGGTGTTCGTGGCGCCGGACCCGGGGCGGGCGCGGCTGCGCTTCGCCGCGCGGGCCGTGCTCGGCATCGGGTTCGCGGTCGTCGTGTGCGGGCTCGCCGGTCACTCCCTCGTCGGCGCCGTCACCGGGGGACTGGCCGCGCTGCTCGCCCTGTTCACGGTCACGGACGCCACCGTGCGGGGGCAGGCGGTCACGACCGCGCTGCTGCCCGTCGTCGGGTTGCCGGTCCTGGCCGCCGCGGCCGGGCTGCACGACCATCCCGTCGCCCGTGACCTCACCTTCCTCGCCGTGGTCGGCATGGGCGTCTACGCCCGCCGCTGGGGGCCGCGCGGGCACAGCCTCGGCGTGTTCGCGTTCATGACCTTCTTCATCGCGCAGTTCCTCCAGGCCACCCCTGGGCAGCTGCCCGAGCTGTCGGCCGCCGTCGTGCTCTCCGTGCTCTGCGCGGCCGCGGTGCGCTTCGGGCTGTGGTGCTACGAGCGGCGCACGCCTCCCGCCCCGGCGGTCACCCCGCCGGACGGCATCGGTCTCGCCCGGATCACCACCCGGCAGGCGATCCAGGCGACCGCCGGTGCGGGCTTCGCGCTCGTGGTGGGCCAGCTGGTATCCGCGGAACGCTGGTACTGGGCCGTCGGCGCCACCTGGTGGATCTTCGTCAACACCACCTCGCGCGGCGAGACCCTCGTCCGTGGCTTCCGACGCGTCCTCGGCACGGTGCTCGGCATCGCCCTCGGACTGCTGGTCGCCGTCCCGCTGGACGGCGCCGTCGTCCCGTCGGCCGTGCTCGTCGCCGCGTGTGTGTTCGGCATCTTCTACACGGCCGCCGTGTCGTACACCTGGATGATGCTCTGCGTCACCCTGCTCGCCGAGCTGCTCTACGGCCTGCTGGACCTGCTCCAGCCCGCCCTGCTCGCCCTGCGCCTGGCCGAGACCGGGGTCGGGGCGCTGGGTGCCGTGCTCGCCGTGCTGTTCGTGCTGCCGGTCACCACCCACACCGTCAACAACGCCTGGATCCGGCACGCCCTGCGTTGCGTCCACGCCTGCACCGCCGAGGCCGCGGCCCGCCTCGCCGGTGACAACGCCGCCGACCCCGCCCCGCGCGTGGCCGAACTGGAGCAGCTCCTCGGCCGGGTACGGCTCTCGCTCGCCCCGCTCGTCCACCCGCTGAACCCGATGCCGGCCCGCAAGCGGCGTGCCCGACGGGTGATCGCCCTGCTCGACGACTGCGCCCGCGAGATCCGGGGTCTCGTCGCCGTCGCCGCCGATCCGGAGGCCTCCCACGACGTCCGCCTGACCGCCGCCTGCTGGCGCGTGCAGGCCGCTGTGGAGGCGCTCACGGACGGTACGGCGGAGCGGGCCGTCTCCTTCGCACCCGAGCCGCTCGCGGCCGAACCGGCTCTCGCCCACCTCCACGGCCTGGAACGCGCCCTCGCGGAACTCGCCACGCCGCTGCGCACACCGTTCGGATCGCCGCTGGTCGGGGCCTGA
- a CDS encoding Lrp/AsnC family transcriptional regulator translates to MAVDELDTRILRLLLEQPRTSVREYARILGIARGTLQARLDRLERDGVITGTGPALSAAALGHPVLAFVHIEVTQGHLDEVGDALAAVPEIVEAFSITGGGDLLTRVVARDNEHLEDVIQKLISLPGVVRTRTEVALRERVPHRLLPLVESIGRTARKQALTS, encoded by the coding sequence ATGGCCGTGGACGAGCTGGACACCCGCATCCTGCGCCTGCTGCTGGAGCAGCCACGGACGAGCGTGCGCGAGTACGCCCGCATCCTCGGCATCGCCCGCGGCACGCTCCAGGCCCGCCTGGACCGGCTGGAGCGGGACGGTGTGATCACCGGCACGGGTCCGGCGCTCTCCGCCGCCGCGCTCGGCCATCCGGTGCTGGCGTTCGTGCACATCGAGGTCACGCAGGGCCACCTGGACGAGGTGGGCGACGCACTGGCCGCCGTGCCGGAGATCGTCGAGGCGTTCTCGATCACGGGCGGCGGCGATCTGCTCACCCGGGTCGTGGCGCGCGACAACGAGCACCTCGAGGACGTGATCCAGAAGCTGATCAGCCTGCCCGGCGTGGTCCGCACCCGCACCGAGGTGGCGCTGCGCGAACGCGTCCCGCACCGGCTGCTGCCGCTGGTGGAGTCGATCGGGCGGACGGCGCGGAAGCAGGCCCTGACATCCTGA
- a CDS encoding HAD family hydrolase: protein MSSLAGLSVIFDLDGTLVDSEPNYYEAGRLTLAEHGVPEYTWDQHERYVGISTLDTIIDWQRRYDLCAPVAELLEAKNRRYLELARASTRAYPEMRTFVELLASEGVPMAVASGSSPEAIAAVLAGTGLDAHLRTLVSADEVAHGKPAPDVFLEAARRLGADPADCVVVEDAAPGAAAAHAAGMRCIALPYVPDQADGPEFATADLLVRGGQREFTARTAYDWLMRTG from the coding sequence ATGAGCAGTCTCGCCGGCCTCTCGGTCATCTTCGATCTCGACGGAACGCTCGTGGACAGCGAGCCGAACTACTACGAAGCCGGTCGGCTGACCCTCGCCGAGCACGGCGTGCCGGAGTACACCTGGGACCAGCACGAGCGGTACGTCGGCATCAGCACCCTGGACACGATCATCGACTGGCAGCGGCGCTACGACCTGTGCGCCCCGGTGGCCGAGCTCCTCGAGGCCAAGAACCGCCGCTATCTGGAACTCGCCCGCGCCTCCACGCGCGCGTACCCGGAGATGCGGACGTTCGTGGAACTGCTGGCCAGCGAGGGCGTTCCAATGGCCGTCGCCTCGGGTTCCTCGCCGGAGGCCATCGCGGCGGTCCTGGCCGGTACCGGCCTCGACGCCCATCTGCGCACCCTGGTCTCGGCCGACGAGGTCGCCCACGGCAAGCCCGCCCCCGACGTCTTCCTGGAGGCCGCCCGCCGCCTGGGCGCGGACCCGGCCGACTGCGTGGTCGTCGAGGACGCGGCCCCGGGCGCGGCCGCCGCCCACGCGGCCGGCATGCGCTGCATCGCCCTCCCCTACGTCCCCGACCAGGCGGACGGCCCCGAGTTCGCGACTGCCGACCTGCTGGTGCGGGGCGGGCAGAGGGAGTTCACGGCACGGACGGCGTACGACTGGCTCATGCGCACGGGCTGA
- a CDS encoding LysR family substrate-binding domain-containing protein gives MTGSEAPPTFRLAYVPGATPGKWVRIWNERLPDVSLTLVSVTAAEASDVLRAGDADAGIVRLPVDRTVFSAIPLYTEATVVVVPKDHLLTAADEVTVEDLAEEVVLHPLDDVLGWEQLPGEPAFERPATTADAVELVAAGIGVLAVPQSLARLHHRRDLTYRPLVDAPQSSVALSWPEDAHTDLVEDFIGIVRGRTVNSTRGRTPAQAAQPKEKRRAEPAARRKPTARQQPRTPKGARRGKPRRRS, from the coding sequence GTGACAGGCTCGGAAGCACCCCCCACGTTCCGGCTCGCGTACGTCCCTGGGGCGACACCCGGCAAGTGGGTGCGGATCTGGAACGAACGCCTGCCCGACGTCTCCCTCACCCTCGTCTCCGTGACGGCCGCCGAGGCATCCGATGTGTTGCGCGCCGGCGACGCGGACGCGGGGATCGTACGGCTGCCCGTGGACCGTACGGTCTTCAGCGCGATCCCCCTCTACACCGAGGCGACAGTCGTCGTGGTCCCCAAGGACCACCTGCTCACGGCGGCGGACGAGGTGACGGTCGAGGACCTCGCCGAGGAGGTCGTCCTGCATCCCCTCGACGACGTCCTCGGCTGGGAGCAGCTGCCCGGTGAGCCGGCCTTCGAACGCCCCGCCACCACCGCCGACGCCGTCGAACTCGTTGCCGCGGGCATCGGTGTCCTCGCCGTCCCCCAGTCCCTGGCCCGGCTGCACCACCGCAGGGACCTCACCTACCGGCCGCTCGTGGACGCGCCCCAGTCGAGCGTGGCCCTGTCCTGGCCGGAGGACGCGCACACCGACCTGGTCGAGGACTTCATCGGCATCGTGCGCGGCCGGACAGTGAACAGCACCCGTGGCCGCACCCCGGCGCAGGCCGCCCAGCCGAAGGAGAAGCGCCGAGCGGAGCCCGCCGCCCGCCGCAAGCCGACGGCGAGGCAGCAGCCGCGGACCCCGAAGGGCGCCCGCCGCGGCAAGCCCCGCCGCCGTTCGTAG